One Malaclemys terrapin pileata isolate rMalTer1 chromosome 7, rMalTer1.hap1, whole genome shotgun sequence genomic region harbors:
- the LOC128840227 gene encoding nucleolar RNA helicase 2-like, giving the protein MGAACRTLLYGAGRPGAGAAGLPALSSRLARGPGSARPPSSALRLLQPGVAAGGAAPFSLGRRWGWAPAFISSPHFLCASPGAGLVPFTAAADQRSGSVPELHGEQPEEMPAAALLAADSEPETALEGEAARTGRRRKHKDKKEKKSKRRNKSKELKSQTEENELSEDDLEPPKPKKKKKVKEKVDREIEENSPEDKVKSSSISNGVVHSKAQCNSSEASSVEYDSDQEPVKQLTEEEREGAFSNFSISKETTELLKARGVKYLFSVQAKTFQPIYDGKDVIAQARTGTGKTFSFAVPLIEKLQGDTLERKRGRTPKVLVLAPTRELAIQVARDFKDVTKKLTVACFYGGTPYNGQIEHIKNGIDILVGTPGRIKDHLQNGKLDLSNVKHVVLDEVDQMLDMGFAEQVEEILAFAYKKDSEDNPQTLLFSATCPHWVYDVAKKYMKSGYEQIDLIGKKTQKTAMTVEHLAIECHWSQRAAVIGDVIQVYSGSHGRTIIFCETKKDANELALNASIKQDAQSLHGDIPQKQREITLKGFRNGAFEVLVATNVAARGLDIPEVDLVIQSSPPKDVDSYIHRSGRTGRAGRTGMCICFYQRKEEDQLRHVEQKAGITFKRVGVPTATDIIKASSKDAIRFLDSVPPSAIDYFKQSAQRLIEEKGAVEALAAALAHISGATSIEQRSLLNSDAGYVTMTLQCSVEMHNLGYAWRGLKEQLGDEIDNKVIRMRFLKGKMGVCFDVRTAELNRIQEQWQDSRRWQLSIATELPELEEIPREAGRGFSNFSNGRQGGGGFNKNNRFKNGGQKRSFHRAF; this is encoded by the exons ATGGGTGCAGCGTGCCGCACGCTGCTGTACGGAGCCGGCCGGCCGGGCGCAGGGGCTGCGGGACTCCCCGCCCTATCCTCCCGGCTCGCGCGAGGACCCGGCTCAGCGCGCCCCCCCAGCTCGGCGCTACGGCTGCTCCAGCCCGGCGTTGCAGCAGGCGGCGCAGCGCCCTTCTCCCTCGGCCGGCGCTGGGGCTGGGCCCCGGCCTTCATCTCCTCGCCTCACTTCCTGTGCGCCAGCCCCGGGGCGGGGCTCGTTCCTTTCACCGCGGCCGCCGACCAGCGCAGCGGCTCCGTGCCCGAGCTCCACGGGGAACAGCCGGAGGAAATGCCCGCAGCCGCCCTCCTTGCAGCCGACAGCGAGCCTGAGACCGCCCTGGAAGGCGAGGCCGCACGGACGGGCCGGAGGAGGAAGCACAAG GATAAAAAGGAGAAGAAATCTAAACGCCGCAATAAATCTAAGGAGCTGAAATCCCAAACAGAGGAAAATGAGCTATCTGAAGATGACCTTGAGCCTCCTAAacccaaaaagaagaaaaaagttaaagaaaaagTGGATCGAGAGATTGAAGAAAACAGCCCAGAGGACAAGGTGAAATCCTCGTCCATAAGCAATGGTGTTGTCCACTCAAAAGCTCAGTGTAATTCCAGCGAAGCATCAAGTGTGGAATATGACAGTGACCAAGAGCCAGTAAAG CAGCTgacagaagaggagagagaaggtgCCTTCTCTAATTTCTCTATCTCCAAAGAAACAACTGAGCTTCTTAAAG CTCGAGGAGTAAAGTACCTGTTTTCTGTGCAAGCAAAGACCTTCCAGCCCATATATGATGGCAAAGATGTGATCGCTCAGGCTCGAACTGGAACTGGGAAAACGTTTTCTTTTGCTGTTCCTTTGATTGAAAAACTTCAGGGAGACACACTAGAGAGGAAGAGAGGCCGCACGCCAAAG GTGCTAGTTCTTGCGCCAACGAGAGAGCTGGCAATCCAGGTAGCCAGGGACTTTAAGGATGTCACAAAGAAACTCACAGTGGCTTGTTTTTATGGAGGAACGCCATACAATGGACAAA TTGAACATATTAAAAACGGCATTGACATCTTAGTTGGGACTCCCGGACGAATTAAAGACCACCTTCAAAATGGCAAGCTGGACCTTTCCAATGTGAAGCATGTTGTTTTGGATGAAGTTGATCAAATGTTGGACATGGGCTTTGCTGAACAAGTGGAGGAAATTCTAGCATTTGCTTACAAAAAAG ATTCTGAAGACAACCCCCAAACACTGCTGTTTTCTGCAACTTGTCCACACTGGGTGTATGATGTGGCTAAAAAATACATGAAATCCGGATATGAACAGATTGACCTTATTGGAAAGAAGACTCAAAAGACGGCTATGACTGTAGAG CATTTGGCTATAGAGTGTCACTGGTCTCAGAGAGCAGCAGTTATTGGGGATGTCATTCAGGTTTACAGTGGCAGTCATGGACGGACCATCATATTTTGTGAGACTAAAAAGGATGCAAATGAACTGGCCCTGAATGCTTCTATTAAACAG GATGCCCAGTCATTGCATGGTGACATTccacagaaacagagagagatcACATTAAAGGGTTTCAGAAATGGAGCATTTGAAGTTTTGGTTGCAACCAATGTAGCTGCCCGTGGTTTAGATATCCCTGAAGTTGACCTGGTCATACAGAGTTCACCCCCAAAG gatgtggATTCATATATCCATCGATCTGGGCGCACAGGAAGAGCTGGACGGACTGGAATGTGTATCTGTTTTTATCAGCGAAAGGAAGAAGATCAATTAAGACACGTAGAACAAAAAGCG GGCATTACATTTAAGCGTGTAGGTGTGCCTACAGCAACAGATATAATTAAAGCTTCCAGTAAAGATGCTATCAG GTTTTTGGATTCCGTTCCTCCTTCTGCCATCGACTATTTCAAACAATCAGCTCAGCGGCTGATAGAGGAAAAGGGGGCAGTGGAAGCTCTGGCTGCAGCACTAGCCCATATTTCTGGGGCTACTTCCATTGAACAGCGTTCCTTGCTCAACTCAGATGCG ggcTATGTGACAATGACATTACAATGTTCGGTAGAGATGCACAACCTTGGCTATGCTTGGCGAGGACTAAAAGAACAGCTTGGTGATGAAATAGACAATAAAGTTATCAGAATGCGTTTTCTCAAGGGAAAGATG